A window of the Cuculus canorus isolate bCucCan1 chromosome 3, bCucCan1.pri, whole genome shotgun sequence genome harbors these coding sequences:
- the LGALSL gene encoding galectin-related protein isoform X1, whose amino-acid sequence MAGTAAERDAPRDPFSPQKIEDGHLNHSLGSPVQAELCFPRLIVPFCGHIKGGMRPGKKILVMGIVDLNPESFGISLTCGESEDPPADVAIELKALFTDRQFVRNSCIAGQWGEEQSSIPYFPFIPDQPFRVEILCEHPRFRIFVDGHQLFDFYHRIETLSAIDTIKINGDLQLTKLG is encoded by the exons ATGGCGGGGACGGCGGCGGAGCGGGACGCGCCG CGCGATCCTTTCTCCCCGCAGAAAATAGAGGACGGGCACCTGAACCACTCGCTGGGATCCCCGGTGCAGGCGGAGCTGTGCTTCCCGCGCCTG ATCGTCCCGTTCTGCGGGCACATCAAAGGAGGGATGAGGCCGGGCAAGAAGATCTTAGTTATGGGCATAGTGGACCTCAACCCCGAGAG CTTTGGCATCAGTCTGACTTGTGGAGAGTCTGAAGATCCTCCTGCAGATGTAGCTATTGAACTGAAAGCGTTGTTTACAGACAGACAATTTGTCAGAAACTCTTGTATAGCTGGACAATGGGGAGAAGAGCAATCATCTATTCCTTACTTTCCATTTATACCGGACCAGCCTTTTAGG gttGAGATACTTTGCGAGCATCCCCGTTTTAGAATATTTGTGGATGGACATCAGCTCTTTGATTTTTACCATCGTATTGAAACACTGTCAGCAATTGACACCATAAAGATAAATGGAGATCTTCAGCTTACAAAACTTGGCTGA
- the LGALSL gene encoding galectin-related protein isoform X2 — translation MAGTAAERDAPKIEDGHLNHSLGSPVQAELCFPRLIVPFCGHIKGGMRPGKKILVMGIVDLNPESFGISLTCGESEDPPADVAIELKALFTDRQFVRNSCIAGQWGEEQSSIPYFPFIPDQPFRVEILCEHPRFRIFVDGHQLFDFYHRIETLSAIDTIKINGDLQLTKLG, via the exons ATGGCGGGGACGGCGGCGGAGCGGGACGCGCCG AAAATAGAGGACGGGCACCTGAACCACTCGCTGGGATCCCCGGTGCAGGCGGAGCTGTGCTTCCCGCGCCTG ATCGTCCCGTTCTGCGGGCACATCAAAGGAGGGATGAGGCCGGGCAAGAAGATCTTAGTTATGGGCATAGTGGACCTCAACCCCGAGAG CTTTGGCATCAGTCTGACTTGTGGAGAGTCTGAAGATCCTCCTGCAGATGTAGCTATTGAACTGAAAGCGTTGTTTACAGACAGACAATTTGTCAGAAACTCTTGTATAGCTGGACAATGGGGAGAAGAGCAATCATCTATTCCTTACTTTCCATTTATACCGGACCAGCCTTTTAGG gttGAGATACTTTGCGAGCATCCCCGTTTTAGAATATTTGTGGATGGACATCAGCTCTTTGATTTTTACCATCGTATTGAAACACTGTCAGCAATTGACACCATAAAGATAAATGGAGATCTTCAGCTTACAAAACTTGGCTGA